DNA from Arthrobacter sp. StoSoilB19:
GTGATGCCGCCGTCGAAAGCCTGATTGCCCAGGTGTCCCGCCCGGTCCGGTGGGACCTCTGCATGGAGAGCATGGTCAACCGCGGTGTGACCGGCGTGATCGAACTCGCCCCTGCCGGCACGCTGGCCGGACTGGCCAAGCGCGGCATGCCCGGCGTCAAGACCGTTGCGGTGAAGACTCCTGATGACCTCTCCGCGGCCCTGGCGCTCTTTGCAGAACTGGAGGGCAACGCATGAGCGTTCCCACGCTGAAACAGGTTCCCATCCACGAGCACAGCCGCATCCTTGGCCTGGGGGCCTACCGGCCGGACGTCATCGTCACCAACGAGGACGTGTGCCAGTGGATTGATTCCTCGGACGAGTGGATCCGCCAGCGCACCGGCATCGTCACCCGCCACCGCGCGGCTGCCCACGTCAGCGTGATCGACATGGCAGAGGGCGCTGCCCGCGAAGCCATGGAGAAGGCCGGTATTGACGCCTCGGAGCTCGGGGCCGTCATTGTTTCCACCGTGACACACCCCTACGCGACGCCTTCCGCCGCAGCCAGCCTGGCCGACAGGATCGGCGCCACGCCCGCACCTGCCTTTGATATTTCCGCCGCTTGCGCCGGCTACTGCTACGGGATTGCCCAGGCCGACGCCCTGGTCCGCTCCGGTACCGCAAAGTATGTCCTGGTGGTGGGGGCTGAAAAGCTTTCCGACGTCATCGACAACCGGGAACGCACCATCTCCTTCCTGCTCGGTGATGGTGCCGGCGCCGTCGTGATCGGCCCCTCCGACACACCGGGCATCGCCCCCTCGGTATGGGGCTCAGACGGCAGCAAGTGGGACGCCATTGGCATGACCCGCTCCCTGCTTGACGTCCGCGACCTCGGCCTCGCCGCCCGGCAGTCCGACTCCACGGGCGACCTCGCCCTCCTGGAGGAAGCCCAGGAGCTCTATCCCACCCTCCGCCAGGACGGCCAGACGGTGTTCCGCTGGGCAGTGTGGGAAATGGCCAAGGTGGCCCAGCAGGCACTCGATGCTGCCGGCATCCAGGCTGAAGACCTGGTTGCCTTCATCCCCCACCAGGCCAACATGCGCATCATCGACGAGATGGTGAAGAAGCTGAAGCTGC
Protein-coding regions in this window:
- a CDS encoding beta-ketoacyl-ACP synthase III — its product is MSVPTLKQVPIHEHSRILGLGAYRPDVIVTNEDVCQWIDSSDEWIRQRTGIVTRHRAAAHVSVIDMAEGAAREAMEKAGIDASELGAVIVSTVTHPYATPSAAASLADRIGATPAPAFDISAACAGYCYGIAQADALVRSGTAKYVLVVGAEKLSDVIDNRERTISFLLGDGAGAVVIGPSDTPGIAPSVWGSDGSKWDAIGMTRSLLDVRDLGLAARQSDSTGDLALLEEAQELYPTLRQDGQTVFRWAVWEMAKVAQQALDAAGIQAEDLVAFIPHQANMRIIDEMVKKLKLPETVTVARDIAEAGNTSAASIPLATHRLLQENPGLSGGLALQIGFGAGLVFGAQVVVLP